A region of Campylobacter sp. RM16189 DNA encodes the following proteins:
- the feoB gene encoding ferrous iron transport protein B: protein MEIKVALAGQPNCGKSTIFNMISGIHQHIANYPGVTVDKKSGFFSVGDIDVEMIDLPGTYSFSSYSLEEKVAKEAIINENPDLILNIVDASNLKRNLYLTFQLLEIGVPVVIILNMCDVARRRGITIDSEKMSEILRCPVICASAAKNEGKAEILDIFKKTDEIKKNYEEFKINYDELEIYISEIEKAIKVNDELAISKRWLALKALEKDQTIVNLLKADNGNIDEIISAQRDKFHDTFDRDVESFLASFRYENADVIFHKCVNETRKGELTFTDKIDKFVLNRWLSFPILLAVIVIIYQSSIVFGYKLTNYTWPIFAAIKNFISDITPAADISQIPMITDMAMWLTNSTIALLNYLPIFFILFAMIAILEDVGYMPRMAFILDKVFRKFGLHGQSTLPLVLGGAFVGGCAVPGVMSTKGISDDRARMATILTVPLMNCLAKVPFYTLLLGAFFPKDMSIMLFYISTVTVLAALIIAKFLTSTVLKSRETAPFVMELPPYHMPTFKGVIIRSFERVWIYIKKVCTIVIAVAVILFALLQFPGLSTEKQEHYNQEETKALAKFDRAVKKSTYYDKVDTREEVAELLNLYDGYRAKKMGGSKDVDEKYQAKNPDMYKFLVPKADAEAKKINSALRKLSTDRNRILREQKNDKIESSLLGMAGRALEPISQFAGFDWKINVAFLSSFAARESAVATLGSIYESGKESGEAANADENLRPEERMAKNSGYTPLHAASIIIFMLLTPPCIATMIVVKMQTNSWVWMCFGMFFPFVLALIVSSIFFSISLAAGISGLAAMSWYYFILLAIVVVLWFIPEKRINWSGGIKGSKI, encoded by the coding sequence ATGGAAATAAAAGTAGCCTTGGCCGGTCAGCCAAACTGTGGCAAATCCACTATTTTTAATATGATAAGCGGTATTCACCAGCATATCGCAAATTACCCGGGTGTTACTGTAGATAAGAAATCGGGCTTTTTTAGCGTAGGCGATATAGATGTCGAGATGATAGATCTACCCGGAACTTACTCTTTTAGCTCATACTCTCTTGAGGAGAAGGTTGCAAAGGAGGCTATTATAAATGAAAATCCGGATCTTATTTTAAATATAGTAGACGCTTCAAATTTAAAAAGAAATTTATACCTTACTTTTCAACTGCTTGAAATAGGCGTACCTGTCGTAATTATATTAAATATGTGCGACGTTGCTAGACGTAGAGGCATTACTATAGACTCAGAAAAAATGAGTGAAATTTTAAGATGTCCGGTAATTTGTGCAAGTGCTGCCAAAAACGAGGGTAAGGCCGAAATTTTAGACATATTCAAAAAGACCGATGAGATAAAAAAGAACTATGAAGAGTTTAAAATAAACTATGATGAGCTTGAAATTTATATCTCAGAGATTGAAAAAGCAATAAAGGTCAATGATGAGCTTGCTATTAGCAAAAGATGGCTTGCTTTAAAGGCGCTTGAAAAAGATCAGACCATTGTAAATTTGCTAAAAGCTGATAATGGCAATATTGATGAAATAATATCAGCTCAAAGAGATAAATTTCATGATACCTTTGATAGGGATGTAGAGAGCTTTTTGGCATCTTTTAGATATGAAAATGCCGATGTTATATTTCATAAATGCGTTAATGAGACAAGAAAGGGCGAGCTGACATTTACTGATAAAATTGATAAATTTGTCCTAAATAGATGGCTTAGTTTCCCTATTTTATTGGCAGTTATAGTGATTATTTACCAAAGCAGTATCGTTTTTGGATATAAGCTTACTAACTATACATGGCCGATTTTTGCCGCGATAAAGAATTTTATATCAGATATAACTCCAGCTGCAGATATATCTCAAATTCCTATGATAACAGATATGGCTATGTGGCTTACTAACTCGACTATCGCGCTTTTAAACTACCTGCCTATATTCTTTATTCTCTTTGCTATGATCGCGATATTAGAAGACGTTGGATATATGCCTAGAATGGCCTTTATACTTGATAAGGTTTTTAGAAAATTCGGCCTTCACGGGCAAAGCACCCTGCCTCTTGTTTTAGGGGGAGCCTTTGTAGGCGGATGCGCAGTTCCTGGGGTAATGTCAACTAAAGGAATTTCAGACGATAGAGCTAGAATGGCAACTATACTTACCGTTCCTCTTATGAACTGTCTTGCCAAAGTGCCGTTTTATACTCTTTTACTTGGAGCTTTTTTTCCAAAAGATATGAGCATAATGCTTTTTTATATCTCTACGGTAACGGTTCTAGCAGCTTTAATAATAGCTAAATTTTTAACTTCAACAGTATTAAAAAGCCGTGAAACAGCACCTTTTGTTATGGAGCTTCCGCCTTATCATATGCCTACATTTAAAGGCGTTATCATAAGATCTTTTGAGAGAGTTTGGATATATATCAAAAAAGTTTGTACCATAGTAATTGCAGTTGCTGTTATATTATTCGCGCTGCTTCAGTTTCCGGGGCTATCAACCGAAAAACAAGAGCATTATAATCAAGAAGAGACTAAAGCTCTTGCAAAATTTGATAGAGCCGTAAAAAAATCAACCTACTATGACAAAGTAGATACCAGAGAAGAAGTTGCCGAACTTTTAAATCTATATGATGGATATAGGGCTAAAAAGATGGGTGGAAGTAAGGATGTGGACGAAAAATACCAAGCCAAAAACCCTGATATGTATAAATTTTTAGTTCCAAAAGCTGATGCAGAGGCTAAAAAGATAAATTCAGCCCTTAGAAAGCTATCAACAGATAGAAATAGAATCCTTAGAGAGCAAAAGAATGATAAGATAGAGAGTTCCTTGCTTGGTATGGCCGGACGCGCTCTTGAGCCTATATCTCAATTTGCCGGATTTGACTGGAAGATTAATGTCGCATTCTTAAGCTCTTTTGCTGCCAGAGAGTCTGCCGTAGCTACTCTTGGTAGCATCTATGAGTCAGGCAAAGAGAGTGGTGAGGCTGCAAATGCGGATGAAAATTTAAGACCTGAAGAGAGAATGGCTAAAAACAGCGGATACACACCGCTTCATGCCGCCTCTATTATTATATTTATGTTGCTTACTCCACCTTGTATAGCTACAATGATAGTTGTTAAGATGCAGACTAATAGCTGGGTATGGATGTGCTTTGGAATGTTCTTTCCGTTTGTGCTTGCACTAATTGTCTCATCGATATTCTTTAGCATCTCGCTTGCCGCAGGCATTAGTGGATTGGCTGCGATGAGTTGGTACTATTTTATATTGCTTGCTATAGTTGTAGTATTGTGGTTTATTCCTGAAAAGAGAATAAACTGGAGTGGCGGTATAAAGGGTAGTAAAATTTAA
- a CDS encoding FeoA family protein encodes MHLGLIESGNSCKIKALHAKDKLLQKLLDMGFVVGAQIEVIREAPLYDPLELRIHNYLVSLRKSEAELIEVEPWK; translated from the coding sequence ATGCATCTTGGTCTTATAGAGTCTGGAAATTCGTGTAAGATAAAGGCTCTCCATGCTAAAGATAAGCTTTTGCAGAAGCTTTTAGATATGGGTTTTGTAGTAGGAGCTCAGATAGAAGTTATCAGAGAGGCGCCACTTTATGATCCTTTGGAGTTAAGAATACATAACTATCTAGTATCTCTTAGAAAGAGTGAGGCTGAGCTTATAGAGGTAGAGCCATGGAAATAA
- a CDS encoding NADH:flavin oxidoreductase/NADH oxidase, with the protein MSKLFTPFKIGDIEIKNRIVMPPMCMYKVKGDNGLPRCFHKLHYAARSLGGVGLIIVEATAVEPRGRITHSDLGLWSDEQIEEHANLVKDCAKYGAKMAIQLAHAGRKSTCDSQSIAPSAIKFSDDYKIPKEMSIDDINDLKQNFKNSAIRAQKAGYEIIEIHAAHGYLISEFLSPSINNRSDQYGGGFENRTRLLREILTDVKNAVNIPVGVRISADSWLNKDWKLDDSVKLSCELENLGAAYIHVSSGGFFDTKELDNVPKFLPLYQADYAKAIKESVKIPVIAVGKITTASQGEALLMGNVCDAVAYGRELIRNPNFAQLAMSELGREDLIEKPYQRAF; encoded by the coding sequence ATGTCAAAACTTTTTACTCCATTTAAAATAGGCGATATAGAGATAAAAAATCGTATAGTTATGCCACCTATGTGCATGTATAAGGTTAAAGGCGATAATGGCTTGCCAAGGTGCTTTCATAAGCTTCATTATGCTGCTCGTTCGCTTGGAGGAGTTGGGCTTATCATAGTAGAGGCTACTGCGGTTGAGCCACGAGGTAGGATAACTCACAGCGATCTTGGTCTTTGGAGTGACGAGCAAATAGAAGAGCATGCAAATCTTGTAAAAGATTGTGCAAAATATGGAGCCAAAATGGCTATACAACTAGCTCATGCCGGACGCAAAAGCACATGCGATAGCCAAAGTATAGCACCAAGCGCTATTAAATTCAGTGATGATTATAAAATTCCAAAAGAGATGAGTATAGATGATATAAATGATCTTAAACAAAATTTTAAAAATTCTGCCATTAGAGCTCAAAAGGCAGGATACGAGATCATAGAAATTCATGCCGCGCATGGGTATTTGATAAGTGAATTTTTATCTCCATCTATAAATAATAGAAGTGATCAATATGGAGGAGGCTTTGAAAATCGTACGAGATTGTTACGTGAAATTTTAACAGATGTTAAAAATGCCGTAAATATCCCGGTAGGAGTTAGGATAAGTGCCGATAGTTGGCTAAATAAAGATTGGAAGCTGGACGATAGTGTAAAGCTATCTTGCGAGCTTGAAAATTTAGGTGCAGCATATATTCATGTATCCTCTGGAGGATTTTTTGACACAAAAGAGCTTGATAATGTGCCTAAATTTTTGCCTCTTTATCAGGCAGATTACGCAAAAGCCATAAAAGAATCGGTAAAAATCCCTGTTATTGCAGTTGGTAAGATAACTACGGCAAGCCAAGGTGAAGCGCTACTTATGGGTAATGTTTGCGATGCAGTCGCTTATGGGAGAGAGCTTATTAGAAATCCAAATTTTGCTCAGCTTGCTATGAGTGAATTAGGACGAGAGGATCTAATAGAAAAACCATATCAAAGAGCATTTTAA
- the fabI gene encoding enoyl-ACP reductase FabI, which yields MIMNGKKGLIVGVANAKSIAYGIAEACHQQGAQLAFTFLNDALKKRVEPIAEEFGSKFVYELDVNNPAHLDGIADKLKADLGEIDFVVHAVAYAPKEALEGEFIETTREAFDIAMGTSVYSLLSLTRAVMPVLKEGGSILTLTYLGGPQFIPHYNVMGVAKAALESSVRYLAHDLGPKNIRVNAISAGPIKTLAASGIGDFRMILRYNEVNSPLKRNVTTEDVGKSAMYLLSDLASGVTGEIHYVDCGYNIMGMGDIAKDEDGNTILAWDAK from the coding sequence ATGATAATGAATGGCAAAAAAGGTTTAATAGTCGGTGTTGCAAACGCTAAATCAATAGCTTACGGTATTGCGGAAGCTTGTCATCAGCAAGGCGCACAGCTTGCTTTTACGTTTTTAAATGATGCTTTAAAAAAACGCGTAGAGCCTATAGCTGAGGAGTTTGGAAGCAAATTTGTATATGAGCTTGATGTAAATAATCCTGCCCATTTAGACGGCATAGCTGATAAATTAAAGGCGGATTTGGGCGAAATAGATTTCGTTGTCCATGCCGTAGCTTATGCGCCTAAAGAGGCTCTTGAGGGAGAGTTTATAGAGACTACAAGAGAGGCTTTTGATATCGCTATGGGAACCAGCGTATATTCGCTTTTAAGCCTTACAAGAGCCGTAATGCCTGTGCTTAAAGAGGGAGGTTCTATCCTAACTCTTACATATCTTGGCGGACCTCAATTTATACCTCATTATAATGTAATGGGTGTTGCAAAAGCAGCTCTTGAAAGTTCTGTGCGATACCTTGCTCATGATTTAGGTCCAAAAAATATCAGAGTAAATGCTATCTCTGCAGGTCCTATCAAAACTCTAGCTGCAAGCGGAATAGGCGATTTTAGAATGATTTTGAGATATAACGAAGTAAATAGTCCTCTAAAACGCAATGTGACTACAGAAGATGTAGGTAAGAGCGCTATGTATCTTTTAAGCGATCTTGCAAGCGGTGTAACAGGTGAAATTCACTATGTGGATTGCGGATATAATATAATGGGAATGGGCGATATCGCTAAAGACGAAGATGGAAATACCATCTTGGCATGGGATGCTAAATAA
- a CDS encoding triose-phosphate isomerase, with the protein MIFAANLKCNHTRESFREYAEILNSNLDQSDDVLVFPPFSAYKKANYKFRLGAQNFYPCESGAFTGEIGKAMLDEFGIRTVLIGHSERREILNESEEFLRAKFEFAAKNSWDIIYCIGENLATNEANKTKEFLKNQLNNIDLSYENLYIAYEPIWAIGTGRSASSEQIEEILNFIANLTKVPLLYGGSVNAKNIGQIAKISNCNGVLVGTASWDAYNFLNLIKEAK; encoded by the coding sequence GTGATATTTGCAGCAAATTTAAAGTGTAATCATACAAGAGAGAGCTTTAGAGAGTATGCTGAAATTTTAAACTCAAATTTAGATCAAAGTGATGATGTATTAGTATTTCCACCTTTTAGCGCTTATAAAAAGGCTAATTATAAATTTAGGCTTGGAGCGCAAAATTTCTACCCTTGTGAGAGCGGAGCCTTTACCGGCGAGATCGGTAAAGCTATGCTTGATGAGTTTGGTATAAGAACTGTTCTCATTGGACACTCTGAAAGGCGTGAAATTTTAAACGAAAGCGAGGAGTTTTTAAGAGCCAAATTTGAATTTGCCGCTAAAAATAGCTGGGATATAATCTACTGCATAGGCGAAAATTTAGCCACCAATGAGGCTAACAAAACTAAAGAGTTTTTAAAAAATCAGCTTAACAATATAGATCTAAGTTATGAAAATCTATATATCGCCTATGAGCCGATCTGGGCCATAGGGACTGGTAGGAGTGCGAGCAGTGAGCAGATAGAGGAAATTTTAAATTTCATAGCAAATTTGACCAAAGTACCGCTTCTTTACGGAGGAAGCGTAAATGCGAAAAATATTGGGCAGATCGCTAAAATTTCTAACTGCAATGGAGTTCTTGTGGGTACTGCAAGTTGGGATGCGTATAATTTTTTAAATTTAATAAAGGAAGCAAAATGA
- a CDS encoding phosphoglycerate kinase — protein sequence MSEILSINDLDLAKKQIFIRCDFNVPMDEFLNITDDRRIRSAIPTIKYCLDHGCSIVLASHLGRPKNGFEEKFSLKNVAKRLSRLLDRDVIFANDVVGDDAIKKSAELKAGEILMIENLRFEKGETKNDENLARELAKFGEIYINDAFGVCHRAHASVEAITKFYDENHKAAGFLLQKEINFAQNLIKHPSRPFVAVVGGSKVSGKLQALHNLLPRVDKLIIGGGMAFTFLKALGENIGNSLLEEDLIEDANEILKKGKELGVKIYLPVDVVAAQTFSADSAVKYVSSKEIPNGWMGLDIGPASVRLFKEVLADAQTIWWNGPMGVFEMDKFSKGSIKMSHAIVETHATTVVGGGDTADVVERAGDADEMTFISTGGGASLELIEGKELPGIKPLRKARES from the coding sequence ATGAGTGAAATTTTATCTATAAACGACCTTGACTTAGCCAAAAAACAGATCTTTATTAGGTGCGATTTTAACGTGCCTATGGATGAGTTTTTAAATATTACTGATGATCGCAGAATTCGCTCTGCTATACCTACTATAAAATACTGTCTTGATCATGGATGCAGCATTGTTTTGGCAAGCCATCTTGGCCGACCTAAAAACGGATTTGAAGAGAAATTCTCTTTGAAAAATGTTGCTAAAAGACTTTCTAGATTGCTTGATCGTGATGTTATATTTGCAAACGATGTTGTGGGTGATGACGCCATCAAAAAATCAGCAGAGCTAAAGGCTGGTGAAATTTTGATGATAGAAAATCTTCGCTTTGAAAAGGGCGAGACAAAAAATGATGAGAATTTGGCTCGTGAGCTTGCAAAATTTGGCGAAATTTATATAAATGACGCCTTTGGAGTATGCCATAGAGCTCACGCTTCGGTCGAGGCTATTACTAAATTTTATGATGAAAATCATAAGGCTGCCGGATTTTTACTTCAAAAAGAGATAAACTTCGCTCAAAATTTGATAAAGCACCCTTCAAGGCCTTTTGTGGCTGTTGTAGGCGGCTCAAAGGTTAGTGGTAAGCTTCAGGCTCTTCACAATCTACTTCCTCGTGTGGATAAGCTAATAATCGGCGGAGGCATGGCCTTTACATTCTTAAAGGCGCTTGGTGAAAATATTGGAAATTCGCTTCTTGAAGAGGATTTGATAGAGGATGCGAATGAAATCTTAAAAAAGGGCAAAGAGCTTGGGGTTAAAATTTACCTGCCTGTTGATGTAGTGGCGGCCCAGACCTTTTCTGCAGATAGTGCGGTTAAATATGTCTCTTCTAAAGAGATACCAAACGGCTGGATGGGGCTTGATATAGGGCCTGCCTCAGTAAGACTGTTTAAAGAGGTTTTAGCAGATGCTCAAACCATCTGGTGGAACGGTCCTATGGGTGTTTTTGAGATGGATAAATTTAGCAAGGGAAGTATCAAGATGAGCCACGCTATCGTCGAGACTCACGCTACTACAGTTGTTGGGGGCGGAGATACCGCTGATGTGGTTGAGCGTGCGGGAGATGCCGATGAGATGACCTTTATCTCAACAGGTGGTGGAGCGAGCTTGGAGCTAATAGAGGGCAAGGAACTACCTGGTATAAAACCTCTTAGAAAGGCGCGTGAGTCGTGA
- the gap gene encoding type I glyceraldehyde-3-phosphate dehydrogenase — MVKIAINGFGRIGRCAARIILERDDVELVAINDTAKREMTMYLLKYDTVHGEFKQDVKVINDDYIEVNGKKIRVYSTRDANELDFAAFGADVVLECTGAYLTTEKCQPYIKNGIKKVVMSAPAKDDTPTYVIGVNEELYKGEAIISNASCTTNCLGPVAKVLDQKFGIAKGLMTTVHAYTHGQSLVDVKAKDFRRSRAAALNIGPTTTGAAKAISKVLPQLAGKMHGQSVRVPVANVSMVDLTVVLNKKVSVEDVNNAFRDAANGPMKGILLVDDDQRVSSDFMTSSYSSIVASDITQVICDDMVKVMAWYDNEWGYSQRLVDLAVLAVKKG, encoded by the coding sequence ATGGTTAAAATCGCTATAAACGGCTTTGGTAGGATTGGAAGATGTGCGGCGCGTATTATATTAGAGCGTGACGACGTAGAGCTAGTCGCCATAAACGATACGGCAAAGAGAGAGATGACAATGTATCTTTTAAAATATGATACCGTTCATGGGGAGTTTAAGCAAGATGTAAAGGTCATAAATGACGACTATATCGAGGTTAACGGTAAAAAAATAAGAGTTTATTCTACAAGAGATGCAAATGAGCTTGATTTTGCAGCCTTTGGTGCCGATGTTGTACTTGAGTGTACAGGGGCTTATCTGACTACTGAAAAATGCCAACCTTATATCAAGAATGGGATTAAAAAAGTTGTGATGAGCGCTCCTGCAAAAGATGACACACCTACATACGTAATAGGCGTAAACGAGGAGCTTTACAAAGGTGAGGCTATAATATCAAACGCAAGTTGTACCACAAACTGCCTTGGCCCGGTCGCAAAGGTTTTGGATCAGAAATTTGGTATAGCAAAGGGTCTTATGACAACTGTTCATGCGTATACACATGGACAAAGTTTGGTTGATGTTAAAGCTAAAGATTTTAGACGAAGTCGTGCAGCGGCATTAAATATCGGACCTACTACCACTGGAGCTGCAAAAGCTATTAGCAAGGTACTTCCGCAACTTGCCGGCAAGATGCACGGTCAAAGCGTGCGTGTACCTGTGGCAAATGTTTCTATGGTTGATTTGACAGTAGTTTTAAATAAAAAAGTAAGTGTAGAAGATGTTAATAACGCCTTTAGAGATGCCGCAAACGGCCCTATGAAAGGAATTTTACTTGTAGATGACGATCAAAGAGTATCAAGCGACTTCATGACCTCAAGCTATAGCTCTATCGTAGCAAGCGACATTACTCAGGTAATTTGCGATGATATGGTAAAGGTTATGGCATGGTATGACAACGAGTGGGGATATTCTCAGCGCCTTGTAGATTTAGCGGTTTTAGCCGTAAAAAAGGGTTGA
- the nadD gene encoding nicotinate (nicotinamide) nucleotide adenylyltransferase: MLGMKLGFFGGSFDPPHLGHDSIVKMAIDSLDIDKLIIMPTYISPFKADFSAPPELRLRWTKEIWGDLPNVEISRFEIDQNRPVPTIESVLHLYDIYDIKKFYLLIGADHLATLDKWHNFELLSSLVHFIVAKRDHIKIPKKLQKLDIHIDISSSKIRSDLVQDQIPAKIKEEVIKFYQGLKCKKESTESSKF, from the coding sequence ATGTTGGGAATGAAGTTGGGATTTTTTGGTGGGAGTTTTGATCCTCCTCATCTTGGGCATGATAGTATCGTAAAGATGGCGATTGATAGCCTTGATATAGATAAACTCATAATAATGCCTACATACATTAGCCCTTTTAAGGCTGATTTTTCAGCGCCTCCAGAGCTTAGACTAAGATGGACAAAGGAGATTTGGGGAGATCTGCCAAATGTTGAAATAAGCAGATTCGAGATAGATCAAAATCGCCCTGTGCCTACGATAGAGAGTGTTTTACATCTTTATGATATTTACGATATAAAGAAATTCTATCTTTTAATAGGAGCCGATCATCTGGCGACTCTTGATAAGTGGCATAATTTTGAGCTTCTTAGCTCTTTAGTTCATTTTATAGTGGCCAAAAGAGATCATATCAAGATACCAAAAAAGCTTCAAAAGCTTGATATCCACATAGATATCTCATCTTCTAAAATAAGAAGCGATCTGGTACAAGATCAAATTCCTGCTAAAATAAAAGAGGAAGTTATAAAATTTTACCAAGGATTAAAATGCAAGAAAGAATCGACAGAATCATCAAAATTCTAG
- the rsfS gene encoding ribosome silencing factor — protein MQERIDRIIKILDEKKAESIEAFDMREKDYFVKYVVIATTMGERHAYSLTDDLKLALKPLGEEFLGIESSPDWVVLDLGDILIHLLSPQYRAKYNIEEFLSKLKEQRS, from the coding sequence ATGCAAGAAAGAATCGACAGAATCATCAAAATTCTAGATGAAAAGAAGGCTGAGTCAATAGAAGCTTTTGATATGAGAGAAAAGGATTATTTCGTAAAATACGTAGTAATTGCAACTACAATGGGGGAGAGGCACGCATACTCTTTAACAGATGATCTAAAGCTAGCGCTAAAACCGCTTGGAGAGGAATTTTTAGGCATAGAAAGCTCGCCTGATTGGGTTGTACTAGATCTTGGCGATATCTTAATCCATCTTCTAAGCCCACAATACCGCGCTAAATACAATATCGAAGAGTTTTTATCAAAACTAAAAGAGCAAAGAAGCTAA
- a CDS encoding VanZ family protein, producing MSLKAIYLSRFFTFVFIFLLVVIEYMSTTSAEFELVKSSWDKINHFLAFVVLYITMNFGLKSLNLIQKIVILMIYAVQIEVVQVFLPNRYFSLLDILADFIGVLFGILAARVLLKFTAR from the coding sequence ATGAGCTTAAAAGCGATCTACTTATCGAGATTTTTTACATTTGTTTTTATATTTTTATTGGTGGTTATAGAGTATATGTCTACTACAAGTGCGGAATTTGAGCTTGTAAAAAGCAGTTGGGATAAGATAAATCATTTTTTAGCTTTTGTTGTGCTTTATATCACTATGAATTTTGGGTTAAAAAGTCTAAATTTAATCCAAAAAATAGTTATACTAATGATCTATGCGGTTCAAATAGAAGTTGTTCAAGTGTTTTTGCCAAATAGGTATTTTAGTCTGCTTGATATTTTAGCCGATTTTATAGGGGTATTATTTGGAATCTTGGCGGCAAGGGTTTTGTTAAAATTTACCGCCAGATAG
- a CDS encoding putative sulfate exporter family transporter, with amino-acid sequence MKLARKRKIKSWTIILLLVIFSIVLSKIPPFSTFYISPLIIAVIVGAILGNISHKNVLMLRRSHVLAVSTKQILRLGIILFGFKLSIADISQVGIVGIFLSFFIVFSTFFIGYYLGQKIGLDRKSAALISSGSSICGAAAVLAAGSVIKAKSDQIAIAVSTVVVFGTIGMFAYPLIFSSQILAFSELKMGFFTGASLHEVAHVVGAGSAIGEVAQANAVIIKMLRVLMLAPFLIVLSSLNLEASNSKKSLNIRASFPYFALWFLFAVSFNSIGILSDFLLEIIYFIDILLLTIAMSALGVTIRKDVLKNAGKKPFVLAFILFVWLFLSAFCLVKFLV; translated from the coding sequence ATGAAGTTAGCTAGAAAACGAAAGATTAAATCCTGGACTATTATACTCTTGCTGGTTATTTTTTCTATTGTGCTATCTAAAATTCCTCCATTTTCTACATTTTATATCAGCCCTCTTATAATCGCCGTGATTGTTGGAGCGATACTTGGCAATATTTCTCATAAAAATGTCTTAATGCTAAGAAGAAGCCATGTTTTAGCCGTGAGTACAAAGCAAATTTTAAGACTTGGGATTATTCTTTTTGGATTTAAGCTTAGTATTGCAGATATTTCACAGGTCGGTATTGTAGGTATATTCTTATCTTTTTTCATCGTATTCTCAACATTTTTCATTGGATATTATTTAGGGCAAAAGATAGGTCTTGATAGAAAAAGCGCGGCGCTGATTAGTAGTGGTAGCTCTATATGCGGTGCTGCTGCAGTGCTTGCCGCAGGAAGCGTCATAAAAGCAAAAAGCGATCAGATAGCCATAGCCGTATCTACCGTGGTTGTATTTGGCACGATAGGTATGTTTGCCTATCCTCTTATATTTAGCTCTCAAATTTTAGCCTTTAGCGAGTTAAAGATGGGATTTTTTACCGGAGCTAGCTTGCATGAGGTGGCTCATGTAGTAGGAGCAGGATCTGCTATAGGCGAAGTGGCTCAGGCAAATGCAGTTATAATTAAAATGCTAAGAGTCTTGATGCTCGCTCCGTTTTTGATAGTTCTTAGCTCATTAAATTTAGAAGCATCAAATAGCAAAAAATCATTAAATATAAGAGCCTCTTTCCCATATTTTGCACTATGGTTTTTATTCGCCGTATCTTTTAATTCAATTGGAATCTTAAGTGACTTTTTGTTAGAGATTATATATTTTATAGATATTTTATTACTAACTATTGCAATGAGCGCGCTTGGAGTAACGATAAGAAAAGATGTTTTAAAAAACGCCGGCAAAAAGCCTTTTGTTTTGGCTTTTATTCTGTTTGTTTGGCTATTTTTATCGGCTTTTTGTCTAGTTAAATTTCTAGTATGA